GAACAAATAATACGATATAGTATTCAGCAAAGTTTACCCTATAGTATCTAATAAATCATaatctgtaaaaatattatttaaaaagtaaagtttagtaatatatttaaagatatattatattaagaTAATATATACATCAACTATAGAAATAAATAGCAACTGATATGAAAAGAGTTTTCAAGTATTGAGTACATATTAGTCAAAATCGTTCTcactaaaaatacaaacaaaaaagtttggtGGAACCTCTTTCAATCCCTGACATGCATCAAGGTGCCACTTATAGCATTTCTGGCATTCAGTTCAGTTTcgtttacttttatatttacaaaaaataacatcGCATGACCCacaataaattcaatttttgttgcagtattttttgtcaatctcccttttttcttttgataacTTGCCTCTTCGATTTcagattttttcttattttcattgAACAGAATTCAATTTTAGTATTATGAGTCTACTTGCAATCTTGTTTTCTTTTAGCTCAAGATATATACATTCAGAATCTCAGCTTTTTTTCGTCTCAGTTCTCGGTCCATACGAGACAATATTTTTCCGAGACGAGATCTCATTCGAAACTTTcatagtttttacattttttcaaaaatgtaaaaactatgaaagtaaacttaaattttccaaaaaatttgtcttttataattttttatttatttttattttaatgaaccacaagttttttaaatttatcaaattaatgttgactcttaaaaaacttttcaaaagacTTAAGTCATTCAAAGTCGCAGCTGTCACTCTCTCCCGTTTCTTACTACGGTGGTTgcttgaaattgaaaaattttgtttagatcGAATCGATATTGGCTTAATTAATTTCAACACATTTTCTAACATgcataacttttttgatttaaatccAGTCGTAACGTAGCTGTTAAATTCATCAGCAGTCAAATCATTAGGATCAGTGACTTGGATTTGTAGTCGAGCATTGGATTCTCTTTTCTTTCTAGGTGGGTCTTTGAGCTTGGGAACAAAGTTTGAAGTTGTTCGAGGATTTAAGGAAGCGAGAAGACGTAACTTAGGATCATTGGGAGTCTGTTCAACTGTCTGATGAGCTTCAGATGCAATTTCTACAACATCATCACTGTCATCATTACTGGATGGagtgaaaaaatgtttaagcgAGTCTTTTCgcattttcaataatttctttatttgatgAAAGTAAGAATGGGGACACTTTCGGCTCTTCAAGAAATCCTGGATTGTTGAGAAATTTGAGCAGAGCAACAGTTAAGATTGGATGTCTTTTAAGAATCTCTATTTCAATTTCTTCAATCAAACGAGCacaaataaaactgtttttcgTTCGCAATTCCTCTGACAAAAATTCTAATGCGCCTTCTGCAATGTTCAAGTCAGCATCATCGCCACTCATGGCATCCATAGCCATTTTACATTGTTGAAGAGTTGCTAACAATTAAGGAATGcttatctttaaataattagGCTAATCATGCCCAAATGATTTAAGAGTTTTTTCATAGCTGGGATCATCTTTTTACGTTTTAGTACTTGTGTCACACAAAGATGGATTCCATGATCAAAGCAAATGTGATGAAGTTGTTGTGAGAGACGGCCAGATTTAGTGCAAATATTTGCCCTGTTCATAGTTTGACCAATGCAATCTCGGCCAGGATCAATGCTGAAGGTCATTAACTGATAACTTTGAAACCTCAAAAGGGTTTTAGCATCACATTCTTTTGCTATTTCGATCATACAAagattttaattgttattgttggGTCCAAAAATATggatatttattactttaatttgtttaagttttgtCTCATCACTCACATAGGAAAACTTTCCTCCATTGGATTTTATCAGCGTTATTTCCTTTGTCCCTCGCATACGCTGATGAGCTATAAAGTCTGACGACCTCTCTCAACGTTTTTGGGAGCTTCAACCTTTGTGTAATATTCAATCAGCATTTGCACCAATGGATTCACAATTTGGTTGAAGCTAAGTTCAATATCAGATGCTAGCATAGCAACAATTTCGTCAGTCAATGTTAGCtttcacattaaaaaaagagtCCATCATTTTTGAGCGAGATTGATGAGCGTTGATTTTTCGGATTTGTAAGCAGAAGGAACAAGGCAATATAGATGGAACTTCCGTAAATGAgcgtgaattttttttgtattgtagtCTGCTTGTTTGATGAATTTTACCTTCGCACCGTCAGAACACAATGTGCATTCCACGTGAAACTTGTCATTTTTCGGAACTAGACAGTAGTTTTGCCATTTCAAATAAGTTCCTTTCgcatttttttccatttcaatatttgaatcttttcaattttaaaaatcattaaagttgCAGTCGCTATACCAGatgtcataaattaaaataattttttttatgaaaaaatttaataaacacttACTTTTCAGTTTAATAcagtctttttatttgttatatttttacattataaagaGTATTATAAAATGACTATTAAGTCAAACAAGTGGACCCTCGATTTCCACTTGTTTGACTATTAGTCAAACAAGTGGAAATCGAGGGTCAATCACTGTGGTTGCCTGCGTGCATGTACAAGGCAAATTCATTCATCTCAATTGATAGTAAAGGAAAAGACATCCAGGTTAAATGGGTTTTTATGCTTTTCGGTGCAACCACTTTTCTTGATTTTACGTCAAgctatatatcaattttatccATATTCCATTCCGGTTTAACCTCTCTAGTCTAAATAAATGTCTTTTTGTCAATGTAGTGGTGTGCTCATTGacttataaaaaatcaaaggtAGTGGGCAAAATTGAATGATAGGCGAAATAACATAAAGTTACcctaaaataaatagtattattctttattatttcagcataatactttataatttattatttaatttaattttaaaataaataatattattatttgttaaaattagttaactaaataaagaataaatataagtgaatataaataaatataaaaatagaataaataataatttattaaatatttaaattattgttataatattaaaagattcatagaataaataatattatatttaataatacatttatagaataaataatattattattcatttatatcacgtaataaaaaacatacctcacaaacataataaaagatTAACGCTATGAGTAGGATTTGAACCTACGCGGGAAGATCCCATTTGATTTCTAGTCAAACGCCTTAACCACTCGGCCATCACAGCTGTTCATTTCCATGctatttatacaatataaagACAAGTAATTTGCACAAGAGTTATTTTAaggttattcatttttatatgcgcgtctattcatttttatatgcgtgtttattcattcttatatgcgcatttgttcattcttatatgcgcatttattcatgcTTATATGCAACCACCCATAATatctctaatataattttatatagacAATAATTTGGCCTTTATGTGTTTATATAGATTTCTTCAAAACATAAGTTAGGTTGTTGCCActgctatttatttaaaaaatggttgccGAGCCAGCGCTGGCCCACTGTTGTAAAAAATGACCAAAAACTACTTTGAGCTGACCCGAGAAAACCGCTTTGACAGGGTGAAACTACAATGTTTCCTGActccaaaaatgtaaaatttgaaatctaattatTTCGTCcgagaaaataattttgatttttagtttttagtactTTGCACAATAGGGCGAAATGACAGCTCTCAAAAACTCTCCAAAATTAGCATTTATTACTCTAAAACATAACAGTCTATATAGCAagtataatttgtatttattttaactcaGAAGATAAAATTTTACCTACAATTTCATGGTTGaactatattataaacattttgttgcATCAAAATTGTAAATAAGCTAAAAGTTCCGGGAATAGGCAGTGAACATgtttattttgagttttgcaTCAAAATTGTAAACAAGCCGAAAATTCCGGGAATAGGCAGTGAACatgtttgttttaagttttgcaTCAAAATTGTAAACAAGCTAAAAATTCCGGGAATTGGCAGTGaacatgtttatttaaagtGTTTCACTTATCAGTTGTGtgagaaaaatttcaaaatgccaaatttttcaaaaaatcatgaAGATTGTCGGAAATCTGTCTGTGTCTTGTGTCTGAAGAAGTGCTCTCGAGAGTTGACACAGTTCCTTGTTGAAAAGATCCTCAAGCATTACCATACAAGTCTTGATTTGACTGATACCAGAGTGCCAAGAGGCATTTGTGACTCATGTCGAACAATTCTTCGGAGAAAAGATGAAGGAAAAGATGTTAACCTGCCACCTTTGTTTCCTTTCTCATCTATAAAAGTTAGACCACCAACAAGAGATCAAGGTTGCAACTGTCTTATTTGTCAAGTTGGACATTTGAAGTTGAATGAGAAGAGCCCAGTGGACTATTCTAAACCTGTGGAAGATTGTACCCCTCAAAGATGTGGTGATTGTTTGAGTCTAGTTGGAAGAGGTCTGCCACATCAGTGCACTCCATTCACTTTTAGAGAGAATCTCAAGCAGCTAGCTACAGCTGATCCACTCGCTGCAGAGCAAATAGCTACTCAAGTCATCTCTACTAAACCTTCCACACCTGGTGGTACTGTCAAAATATCGCATCCTAAAGGCGGCCCACCACTTAGAGTTAAAACAGGtgatacttttatatatacatataaagatGGCAGGTTCAGAGGGAAtacctttaattttaaaacttaaaattacaaaaagtgttaatataatttcaattttaggAAGCTCAAGTGCAAGAGCTCTTTTTCCTGAACCCAGCATCAAAACTGAAGATCTTGTACAAGTTCAGCTAAACACAGGACTGTCCAACCTTGGCATGAAGAAATTGGCATCAACCATCAACAGAGTCAGTGACACCAAGATTGTGGAGACTAGTTTTCTTGCTAAGTTTGAAGCCATTGGCAAACAGTTGTCTGAGTTTTTTACTCAAACCAGCATCCAAGTTTTATCAGAGAGTAACTCCACTGACTTTGTGGTTGTGCATTGCAAGGATCTTGCGGAGCTTTTGAATGAAGTCCTGCTTTCTCGAAGAGTTTTCCAGAATCATATTGTCAAGTTGGGAATTGATGGAGGTGGAGGATTTCTGAAAGTTTCTCTTGGCATCATGGAGTTGGATTCTCACTGTGATTCAAGGTCACCAGCacggaaaaaacttttaactcaGAGGACTGCCAAAGACAGTAGTGTAAAGCGTCAAATGCTTGTGGCTTTATCAGAAGGACTAccagaaaactttgaaaatatgaGGCAGATTATGTCTTTAATCAAGTTAGACAAAGTCAACTTTGTTGTCTCATGTGACATGAAACTTGCCAACATCCTTTGTGGCCTTCAAAGCCATTCAAGTACTCACCCTTGCTCTAGGTGCAACGCAGAATCAAAGCATCTTTCTCAATCAGGATCTTTGAGGACACTAGGCTCACTTTTTGCCTGTTATCAAGAGTTTGCTAAGTCTGGTGGTGATATCAAAAAGGCAAGATCTTTTGGCAATGTAGTGCATGAGCCTTTGCTATCTGGTTCTGAAAACAAACTCATCTTGGAGCTCATACCACCAATGGAACTCCATCTTCTCCTTGGTGTGGTCAATCACATGACAGAAAGTACAAAGTAAAAAACTTCTGTCATGGTACAAAGCCATGACAGAAGTTTGGCCCAATGTTGTCAAGTGGCCCTCAGCTCTCCACATTCAACAAGAACCATACCATGGTGGGCAGTTTGCAGGGAATGCCTGTCACAAGCTTCTCAGCAATCTTGACCTCCTTCAAAGAATTGCAGAGACTGAGTCTGCTTTTCAAGTCTTTGGAATTATGGATGCCCTTCGAAAGTTTAAGTCTGTGGTGATAGCATGTTTTGGTATAGTTCTGGAGGATgacttttctgaaaaaattgatcGCTTCAGAGACTCATATTTGGCAATCATGAACATCAGTGTGACTCCAAAAGTTCATGCTGTTTTCTTCCATGTGAAGCAATTCATTGAGATCAAAAGGGCTCCTTTGGGGATCTTTAGTGAGCAGGCAACAGAATCAATGCATCATAATTTCAGCTCACATTGGCAGAGATACAAAAGAGACCGCAATCATCCTGAGTATGCAAAGAGGCTTCTTTCATGTGTTGCGGACTACAACAGCAAGCATTTGTGAAGAATCAAATATTgagaagaatttattttatgtaccaTTTGCTCTTTATGTGTTTAGAATCAAGAggttgtttttgtgttttggcTTAGAATaactaaaagaattatttaagaAAGTGTTTACTATTTCCATCTTGTTAATGAAAAACTATATCAGTTGTGTCAGAATAAACTATTATTCAAGTGAATTTTAGACAGTTATGTTTTGGAGTAATAAATGCTTATTTTGAAGAGTTTTTTAGAGCCCTATTGTGCAAagtactaaaaactaaaaatcaaaattattttctcgGACGAAATagttagatttcaaattttacatttttggagTCAGGAAACATTGTAGTTTCACCCTGTCAAAGCGGTTTTCTCGGGTCAGCTCAAAGTAGTTTTTGGTCATTTTTTACAACAGTGGGCCAGCTAGCTATTTACGCATATGATTGTAAAATGGAATAAATTAAACTCTGTAGTATCCATaatctttttaagtttcttGATTACCCCAACCGTATTTCGAGGCCTTTCTCCCTGTTTATACTTATGctttaaagaagaagaaaaattctTCTATTGGATTAAGTTGTGGCGTGTATGCTGGTATATACTTAATAGCTATGCTATGAGAGGCTATTGTTTGCCTAAGCAAGCACCTCTTTCATTATAACAAAGAAAgtatttacaattataatattataaattactacAAAATGAATGcagattcattttgtactttcattGTAGTaatgaaagtacaaaatgaatctgcatttcagcctccagtttttatttcataaggcCATTCTCACTCCCATTGTTGAAACAGCACAAATCAAACTAACACTCTTGTCACAATTTGAAAACAACTGTAAAATTGCTAGCGCATTTCTTAGTGAAATAGTAAGCTGAGACATATTGAAGCCTGCtgcaaaaagattttcttttattacttcttGCGTACAAggattgttttcttgtacgcataattcaataatattttttatttgagcgtttttaggttttttaccTCGTTTTTTATCGGAAAACGACTTAAATGCAGTCATGTCGTTGAACTCTCCTCTGTTAAACTTTAcgttaaagttatataaattattatatattatataaaattaatatatattatttaaaaacgttaaagcttatataaaagtttatataaaattatatcagaGATTTTATGGATCGTTGACTCGCCTCtaaacgcgcatataagaatgaataaacacgcatataagaatgaataaacacgcatataagaatgaataaatgcgcatgtaagaatgaataaacacgcatataagaatgaataaacacgcatataagaatgaataaacacgtatataaaaatgaataaccctgtaattaaaatttaaaatgtatgatttcaattttcaaaccaaattcaatgttaaattttataacactAGGAATGcgttacaaaataaaaaatttattattctaaaaacttgaaatttcaaaattgatgGGACTTTTCTTAAACTTTGTCAtacgtatttttattttattttatctcgtttctttaaaaaaaaaaaaacttaaaacttagtAAATAATTCTGGAATCAAAGTCGAACATCTGCAAAAGTCAAATCACGGTCAAAAACGTTTCCTTCCATcttgttttcatattttggaaaaaccctaaccctgaccagAACTTCTGGtccatttttgtttgtttttgtgtCACAATATTTAATACCTTCAATCTTCTTCAATCAGTCGCTATGTTTCGTATTCCATGTGCACACTTTAATTATGAATGTTTATTCCATATCCTCCATGCTttaattatgaataataaacaacaaatatttatttaacaataatataaaagctGAACAACAAACgttttataacattttgaacgaaaaagaaatattgtaataaacaaTTAACAAATCTAATAACAAAAGACTGTTTGAATAAACTGTGGTTAGAACAATAATGTGggagaaaaatataatttttttttgttcaataactCCACTATCCTGTTTTTCTctgtatatatagttttaaaaattaaatttttgcataaaacataagaaaattttaaacttcaagGAAAATATCTTaggcatatattttttttgttctctgCTAAGTAAGTGGTCACTAAgtcaaatcacaaaaaaaacttaatgaagTCATCGATTCCTCATCTTCATCAATATAGTTtactttgaataaataattttgtttatcttttttctctaataaagaggcattgatgtaaaaaaaagctaatttttcCACATTTTCATTTAGTAGTCTATTTCTCCTCTTTCCATGAATGAAACTATAAGTGCCTTAAACCTTTTCACTAAAAGCAGAAGATGTCGAAACTGCAAATAACctatttacaatttttgataaatttggaAATTTACTATTCTGACAATTGCCAGTAATGAAAATGTGTtgtaaatatttgctaaaaCCATATTTATTACTTTCAAACTACCCAATATTTTTACAGGAAAATTCTACTAAGCTTTtgacttttttctaaaactcacaatcaaaaacaatttttataaatgatttttttttctgattcttTAATATTTGCTACAATGTGATCTTCAATTAAGagttcaataataaatttagcattcgttaattttgataaacaattatattaacCATACCAACAAGTGTTAACATGAATCACTAAGGTATTTTGaattctatactttttttttaattcattaaaccTTTACGAAagcaaatgtatttttttaaataaataatataatttgtagAGCAGATGAcattgtttctttaaaataatccaaataaattatatctttaatgAGTAGAATAATAACGTTATTTGATTAGCGAAAATCTTTggaaaacattaaataatatccCATTCACTTCTCATTGAACTTGTGTTATCAGTTACATTTATCATTTCCTAATTCTTCTACAAACATTACAATAATTTCAGCAATAGTTTTTCCTTTTTGAGAAACACTACTAGtgttaatagatttaaaaaaatgactgtTTTCCAGGAATTACATAGATTACAAGGTGATCATTTCGTATATTTGACCAACCATCacttgattttgaaaaataattactttagcttattatttttaagccaatattaaaatacttttcatactGATTCCTCAGAAAAGTAGTTCTAATAACTTTTTCTGATGACATAAGGTTTAAATAAGCCAACCTCAAAGCacctataaagtttttaaaacctgaATAAAACGTTAAATATAATTCCAGTtcgaaaaacaaattttgacaAAAGTTTATCATAATGTAATTAGTCAGATTTGTTTAAAGTTTCCATATCATTTATTATGGTagcatttttgttaattattttttggaatATCAGATCCTCAACCTTGTTGACTTACCAAATTAACAGTAATATGTTGTttacttataacaattttaacatttacaaatttatgaaaaaaatctatttttctttATCAGATATACCAGAACAACTGACTCTTTTATGACTGCCTAATTTATCAGATGACCAATAAACTTCTATGCCACATAAAAtgcatattctttttttaattaaaatattcttgctttttagatatatttttgttcatattttatctaaatcaatgtttaaataaatattatattatatatatatatttaaactcattgtataaatattatattatataaatagtatatatttataaatttatgagcagccgtggcgcagtggtagcgcattTGTCTCcaaacaaaggatccgtggttcaaaccctacTTCTGGGCATGTTTTgagacatcggttaggaaggggGCGAGAACTTCCAGTTAAAAGCTCATCAGCGGAGCTCTGTAATTAGACCgtaaagacttcttggggcaactaaataaaattaaaaaaaaaagggtagcCACGTGTTGAGGTACACCAccaaatattttctgaaaattgaaaaaaaaaagtgaacttTTGATATTAAGCTCATTTGATAGGCAATTTATTGTagaatagtaatttaaaaagtttgtcctttttttttaattttgcgataagttaactaaaaaaaaaaaaatttatattggaaTGACAACAATATTTAATCTTCTTTTGCCCTTTATTCCGTTTTCAAATTTTGCGAAACATTGTCTGATTGTAAACATGATATCTTGAGGAACAGAAGTGCAAACCACTTCAAATTTCAGAAAATGtctattattctattttttagggctgaaatttttttttttaccttatgtaaaaaaactgatataacttttaatatcctttgaaaatcttaaaatctATTTGTCAATACCTTACCTTAAATGTCAAGAACATGTGGAAACAATTTCATGGATTTTGTCCTAATATATTTCAAGTTATCGTGTTTTGAATTGACCCAataaaatgaatgtttatcAATAAACTTGAGGCAAAGTTGATTAAATACTAGAATgttaaatatcattaaatggaattgttgaagaaactgtggtcaagatttaatttttcttcacaaaatatgttataaatttgtcaattcttatctaAATCCCTATATAACTTGGTATCTGTAACAGTGGGCTACAAATATGTAACAGCCTCTACCTATCCGGCGTAACCAGATCTAGAGAGATGCCGAAACTTTACCACCCAAAAAAACCAACTTTACCACCCAAAAATGGATATATCTTCCATAGATGAGCTTCTTAATGTGAAATtagtagtttttatttacaaaaagttattgtaatttaaagacCACCAAATATGATAGGTGTACTTTTATGTTAGGGTGGTTTAAGAAGTGGCGGTTTAGCACACCctattatcaaaaatgtttcattcatacaaatatatatataaaatgtttcattcatacaaatatatatataaaatgtttcattcatacaaacttattaataaaaatctagtactaaaattgaaaatcatATTCCAATACTTAACAACATATACGATTGGTGAATACATTGACTTAAGTGGAGGGGTGTGTGTCTCCCACCCCCTCCTCGAACCGAAATTCGATAGGCGACTCTGGCTTACCTTAGCGTattgtctattgttaaaaatgattattatatagtttaattattggaacttcaattttttatcatttagtaAAATTCATAACAAAACTAAGTAACTAAACACATCttctttgtaattaaaaattaacgagatttttattacttttttattttaaagcagcCAAACTATTCCATCAATAGCAGttgtaaaatattactttataagactttgttgtattattttatgttttaatgtaCAATGTTATTTTGGTAACgcaaatttattacaattttgatttcaaaaagaaaagtttaatttgatTGTGAGGGCGGCAAACGCCCGaaccaaaaaaagtttgacaCAACACAGATAGGTAATTTTTAggatagttttaataattaattttttcacattctaaaatgatacaaaaaattgcaaaattcttttattttaatttctaaaacgatacaaaaatttctaaaacgattcaaaaaattctaaaacgatacaaaaaattgcaaaattctttaattttaatttaaagaaatatttattcttaGAAAATTAAGATGGCGGAGCAGCTCCGACTCTGATTTTCCAAGCGACATGAGGTATTTtagttacatttatattttgttttggtaACTTTAGCGCGCAGTaacagcaattaaaaatataatttattttttggtttaaatcaaaAGCGGAGGGGTAGTAACATACGCCATATGTTGTAATcaagtattatataaatttgatctGTAATTCCtataaaagttttgatgaaaaaaaatatttataagaattgttatttttttatgaaagggTGTATTAAAGCATTACCACCACATCCACCAACTATTAGATACGCTTCTAACGTTTCTTTGGGatgtaaaatgaaataataacaacttattataaaaactactaACTTCATTTAAATACACTTATTTATggataaaatttacatttattggATGGTAAAGGCTGTGTTTT
Above is a window of Hydra vulgaris chromosome 10, alternate assembly HydraT2T_AEP DNA encoding:
- the LOC136086303 gene encoding uncharacterized protein LOC136086303, encoding MPNFSKNHEDCRKSVCVLCLKKCSRELTQFLVEKILKHYHTSLDLTDTRVPRGICDSCRTILRRKDEGKDVNLPPLFPFSSIKVRPPTRDQGCNCLICQVGHLKLNEKSPVDYSKPVEDCTPQRCGDCLSLVGRGLPHQCTPFTFRENLKQLATADPLAAEQIATQVISTKPSTPGGTVKISHPKGGPPLRVKTGSSSARALFPEPSIKTEDLVQVQLNTGLSNLGMKKLASTINRVSDTKIVETSFLAKFEAIGKQLSEFFTQTSIQVLSESNSTDFVVVHCKDLAELLNEVLLSRRVFQNHIVKLGIDGGGGFLKVSLGIMELDSHCDSRSPARKKLLTQRTAKDSSVKRQMLVALSEGLPENFENMRQIMSLIKLDKVNFVVSCDMKLANILCGLQSHSSTHPCSRCNAESKHLSQSGSLRTLGSLFACYQEFAKSGGDIKKARSFGNVVHEPLLSGSENKLILELIPPMELHLLLGVVNHMTESTK